A single Paenibacillus sp. FSL R5-0517 DNA region contains:
- a CDS encoding aldo/keto reductase, translating into MNHQIPEYTLNDGLKVPAIGFGTYSLKGEEGVKSIASAMDAGYRLIDTAYNYENEATVGRAIKQSSIAREDLLISSKLPGRYHAQDKALVAIQESLYRADLDYYDLYLIHWPNPKKDMYVEAWQALIEAKKRGYIRSIGVSNFLPEHNERLIKETGVAPSLNQIELHPFFDQAGQREQDAKHGIVNESWSPIGRGNDAVQDILKDENILRIAETHGKTPTQIILRWHVQLGSIPIPKAGSLQHQQENINIFDFELSTEEMQVISAFNRPDGRLWDQDPSEYEEF; encoded by the coding sequence ATGAACCATCAGATTCCGGAATATACATTGAACGATGGCTTGAAAGTACCTGCAATTGGATTTGGTACCTACAGTCTGAAAGGTGAAGAAGGCGTTAAATCGATCGCGTCTGCCATGGATGCGGGTTATCGATTAATTGATACGGCGTATAACTATGAGAATGAGGCAACCGTGGGCAGAGCAATCAAGCAAAGCTCCATCGCCAGAGAAGACCTGCTGATTTCCTCGAAGCTGCCGGGGCGTTATCACGCTCAGGATAAAGCACTCGTGGCGATTCAGGAATCATTGTACAGAGCGGATCTGGACTATTATGACCTGTATCTGATCCACTGGCCCAATCCGAAGAAGGACATGTATGTCGAGGCATGGCAAGCACTGATCGAAGCCAAAAAGCGTGGATATATCCGATCCATCGGCGTCAGCAACTTCCTGCCTGAGCACAATGAACGCCTGATTAAGGAGACGGGGGTAGCGCCGAGCCTGAATCAGATTGAGCTGCATCCGTTCTTTGACCAAGCTGGTCAGCGGGAACAGGATGCGAAGCATGGCATCGTTAACGAATCCTGGAGTCCGATTGGACGTGGCAATGATGCTGTACAGGATATTCTGAAGGATGAGAATATTCTTCGGATCGCGGAAACGCATGGCAAAACACCGACCCAGATCATTCTGCGCTGGCATGTTCAGCTGGGCTCCATTCCAATTCCGAAAGCGGGCTCCTTACAGCATCAGCAGGAAAATATCAATATATTTGATTTTGAGTTGAGCACAGAAGAGATGCAGGTCATTTCTGCATTTAATCGTCCGGATGGACGGTTGTGGGATCAGGACCCAAGTGAGTACGAAGAGTTTTAA